Proteins encoded within one genomic window of Calonectris borealis chromosome 1, bCalBor7.hap1.2, whole genome shotgun sequence:
- the CD2 gene encoding T-cell surface antigen CD2 isoform X1 — protein sequence MNFRWILLVKCLLLLFPSVKCSITNWIYMAVNESALLSIAAASGSIYDATWLRDRQRLLQIKDKKVKYYVNKDRCRCKIFLNGTLQIEQVVKEDSGKYTVTVYQQDGKLKAEEETMFIVQEPVPQPILSAECVNKTVSVKCEVKQKTKDETFIIELTQDKSKKIQKNATRLELHTRYSGTFRCVVKNQVSEKTAEKVIKCSGQLDLYLILSIAGGAIFFVIFVILLIYCIRKKKAERLEDDHEEQMMQARQANSEMVVRELPQPPCNPTPKQLRVQQRPLPQPQVQQQALPPRPRPRTQQRTPNHPRERP from the exons ATGAACTTTAGGTGGATTTTGCTAGTCAAGTGcttgctgcttttatttcccaGTGTAAAAT GCTCCATCACCAACTGGATTTACATGGCAGTGAATGAGTCGGCTCTTCtcagcatcgctgctgcttctgggagCATATATGACGCAACATGGCTGAGAGACAGACAAAGGTTGCTTCAGATAAAAGATAAGAAAGTTAAGTATTATGTGAACAAGGACCGGTGCAGGTGTAAGATATTCCTAAATGGGACTCTGCAAATAGAGCAGGTGGTGAAAGAGGACAGTGGAAAGTACACGGTGACTGTTTATCAGCAGGATGGAAAATTGAAGGCAGAAGAAGAGACAATGTTCATCGTTCAGG agCCCGTCCCTCAGCCAATCCTCAGTGCTGAATGCGTGAATAAAACTGTATCTGTCAAGTGTGAAGTGAAGCAGAAGACTAAAGACGAAACATTTATAATAGAACTGACTcaagataaaagcaaaaaaatccaaaagaatgCAACAAGGTTGGAATTGCACACGCGGTATTCTGGGACGTTCAGATGTGTTGTTAAGAACCAAGTCAGCGAAAAAACGGCCGAAAAAGTAATTAAGTGCTCAg GCCAGCTGGACCTTTATCTCATCTTAAGCATAGCAGGAGGCGCAATCTTCTTTGTCATCTTCGTGATTTTGCTTATTTATTGtatcaggaagaagaaagcagaaaggcttGAAGATGATC ATGAGGAGCAAATGATGCAGGCTCGCCAGGCGAACAGTGAAATGGTGGTGCGGGAGCTCCCTCAGCCGCCGTGCAACCCTACCCCGAAGCAGCTGCGTGTGCAGCAGCGGCCGCTGCCGCAGCCCCAGGTGCAGCAGCAAGCACTGCCCCCGCGGCCCAGGCCCCGCACTCAGCAGCGGACTCCAAACCACCCGAGAGAAAGACCTTGA
- the CD2 gene encoding T-cell surface antigen CD2 isoform X2, with protein sequence MPPVPDQFPGCGSITNWIYMAVNESALLSIAAASGSIYDATWLRDRQRLLQIKDKKVKYYVNKDRCRCKIFLNGTLQIEQVVKEDSGKYTVTVYQQDGKLKAEEETMFIVQEPVPQPILSAECVNKTVSVKCEVKQKTKDETFIIELTQDKSKKIQKNATRLELHTRYSGTFRCVVKNQVSEKTAEKVIKCSGQLDLYLILSIAGGAIFFVIFVILLIYCIRKKKAERLEDDHEEQMMQARQANSEMVVRELPQPPCNPTPKQLRVQQRPLPQPQVQQQALPPRPRPRTQQRTPNHPRERP encoded by the exons ATGCCTCCAGTGCCCGATCAGTTCCCAGGATGCG GCTCCATCACCAACTGGATTTACATGGCAGTGAATGAGTCGGCTCTTCtcagcatcgctgctgcttctgggagCATATATGACGCAACATGGCTGAGAGACAGACAAAGGTTGCTTCAGATAAAAGATAAGAAAGTTAAGTATTATGTGAACAAGGACCGGTGCAGGTGTAAGATATTCCTAAATGGGACTCTGCAAATAGAGCAGGTGGTGAAAGAGGACAGTGGAAAGTACACGGTGACTGTTTATCAGCAGGATGGAAAATTGAAGGCAGAAGAAGAGACAATGTTCATCGTTCAGG agCCCGTCCCTCAGCCAATCCTCAGTGCTGAATGCGTGAATAAAACTGTATCTGTCAAGTGTGAAGTGAAGCAGAAGACTAAAGACGAAACATTTATAATAGAACTGACTcaagataaaagcaaaaaaatccaaaagaatgCAACAAGGTTGGAATTGCACACGCGGTATTCTGGGACGTTCAGATGTGTTGTTAAGAACCAAGTCAGCGAAAAAACGGCCGAAAAAGTAATTAAGTGCTCAg GCCAGCTGGACCTTTATCTCATCTTAAGCATAGCAGGAGGCGCAATCTTCTTTGTCATCTTCGTGATTTTGCTTATTTATTGtatcaggaagaagaaagcagaaaggcttGAAGATGATC ATGAGGAGCAAATGATGCAGGCTCGCCAGGCGAACAGTGAAATGGTGGTGCGGGAGCTCCCTCAGCCGCCGTGCAACCCTACCCCGAAGCAGCTGCGTGTGCAGCAGCGGCCGCTGCCGCAGCCCCAGGTGCAGCAGCAAGCACTGCCCCCGCGGCCCAGGCCCCGCACTCAGCAGCGGACTCCAAACCACCCGAGAGAAAGACCTTGA